DNA from Candidatus Binataceae bacterium:
ACCGCGCGCGGCAGCGTATAGCTGATACCCATGTCGCAGCCGGTCAGTCCGATTCGGATGAAGGCGGCGTTGAAGCGCGCCGACGCGCCGGCCAGGCGTACGTCGCACGCCAGCGCGAGCGCAAACCCGCCACCGCTCGCCGGTCCGCGCACGGCCGCGATGAACGGCTGCGGCAGGCGGCGAATCGCGATGACGAGGCCGCTGATGCGGCGCTGGATCTCCAGCGTCGCGATGGTCGAAGTTCCCAGCGCGTCGTCGCCCGGGCGGGCGCCGCTGTGCTCCTTGAGGTCGAGCCCCGAGCAGAAGCCGCGTCCGGCGCCGCG
Protein-coding regions in this window:
- a CDS encoding enoyl-CoA hydratase/isomerase family protein; amino-acid sequence: MAYEALEVKQDGAIAWLTLNRPRALNALNSTMVDELHDYFERLATDRTTRVVIVRGAGRGFCSGLDLKEHSGARPGDDALGTSTIATLEIQRRISGLVIAIRRLPQPFIAAVRGPASGGGFALALACDVRLAGASARFNAAFIRIGLTGCDMGISYTLPRAV